In a genomic window of Pararge aegeria chromosome 7, ilParAegt1.1, whole genome shotgun sequence:
- the LOC120625177 gene encoding uncharacterized protein LOC120625177 translates to MMEWPLRKILNRGSELMIGALIKMDPKQVTCVLAKLNTSFIVQISDGNLLDFTTCLGTCTVQEGRVGNPDDVSGATAAALESRGRGREEKDYCGVDSGASAVF, encoded by the exons ATGATGGAGTGGCCGCTGCGGAAAATATTAAACCGTGGATCAGAATTGATGATTGGTGCATTGATTAAAATGGATCCTAAACAAGTAACATGCGTGTTGGCAAAATTGA ATACGTCCTTCATAGTACAAATAAGTGATGGGAACCTACTGGACTTTACTACGTGCCTGGGGACATGCACGGTGCAGGAGGGCCGTGTTGGCAACCCCGATGACGTAAGCGGCGCCACGGCGGCGGCGCTGGAGTCAAGAGGGCGCGGGCGCGAAGAAAAAGATTATTGTGGGGTAGATTCCGGCGCAAGCGCAGTGTTTTAA